In the genome of Quercus robur chromosome 3, dhQueRobu3.1, whole genome shotgun sequence, one region contains:
- the LOC126717289 gene encoding cysteine-rich receptor-like protein kinase 3 yields MAPEYVVRGKLTEKANVYSFGVLILEVVCGKRNSSFSENSSILQMVWNLYVVGRPCEAVDPELEANFQEVEASQLLQIGLLCVQASAELRPSMLVVVKMLTHSQDIPQPTQPPFLNSSIREANQIVPLRAYNFQLDLDTQTSRNSMKKSLIDPR; encoded by the exons ATGGCACCAGAATATGTTGTTCGTGGCAAGTTGACTGAAAAGGCAAATGTTTACAGTTTTGGAGTTCTAATCCTTGAAGTTGTATGTGGAAAGAGAAATAGTTCGTTTTCCGAAAATTCTTCTATCCTACAAATG GTTTGGAATCTTTATGTAGTGGGTAGGCCATGTGAAGCAGTTGATCCAGAATTAGAGGCTAATTTTCAAGAAGTGGAAGCATCTCAATTACTTCAAATAGGTTTACTTTGTGTACAAGCATCTGCAGAACTGAGGCCATCAATGCTAGTAGTTGTGAAAATGCTAACTCATAGTCAAGACATTCCTCAACCAACACAGCCACCATTTCTTAATTCTAGCATTAGAGAAGCTAACCAAATTGTTCCACTTAGAGCTTATAATTTTCAGCTCGATTTGGACACCCAGACTTCAAGGAACAGCATGAAAAAAAGCTTGATTGATCCTAGATga